A region of Bacillus cabrialesii DNA encodes the following proteins:
- the yfkJ gene encoding protein-tyrosine-phosphatase gives MISVLFVCLGNICRSPMAEAIFRDLAAKKGLEGKIKTDSAGIGGWHIGNPPHQGTQEILQREGISFEGMLARQVSEQDLADFDYIIAMDAENIGSLRSMAGYKNTPHIKRLLDYVEDSDLADVPDPYYTGNFEEVCQLIKTGCEHLLTSIQKEKQL, from the coding sequence ATGATAAGCGTGTTATTTGTTTGTTTAGGAAACATTTGCCGGTCTCCGATGGCAGAAGCGATTTTTCGGGACTTGGCAGCCAAAAAAGGATTAGAGGGGAAAATCAAAACGGATTCAGCCGGTATCGGCGGCTGGCACATCGGCAATCCTCCGCATCAAGGAACGCAGGAGATATTGCAAAGAGAAGGAATCAGCTTTGAGGGCATGCTGGCGCGTCAAGTCAGCGAACAAGATCTGGCCGATTTTGATTACATCATTGCGATGGACGCAGAAAATATCGGGAGCCTCAGAAGCATGGCCGGTTATAAGAACACCCCGCATATCAAGAGGCTCTTGGACTATGTTGAAGATTCAGATCTGGCTGACGTTCCCGATCCTTACTACACAGGGAACTTTGAAGAGGTCTGCCAATTAATCAAAACGGGCTGTGAGCATCTGCTTACATCCATTCAAAAAGAAAAACAATTGTGA
- a CDS encoding YihY family inner membrane protein, with product MNFLKELFSRYTLHEGQSKSAELAYFFLLSLFPFLIFMLTLTAYLPISTDDVLGVVEQYAPGSAMSLIESITQQTLNNRNGGLLSFGIIAALWSASNGMNAIVRSLNHAYDVEENRSFIIVRLTSIFLTIAMVFTILVALLLPVFGREIGRLASDFVGASDLFLSVWAAIRWGVSPLILLIVFSALYVIAPNKKLSLRFVMPGAVFATIGWIVVSTLFSFYVSTFANYSATYGSIGGIIVLMIWFYLSGILIILGGEINALLHKRKKLPDENPYH from the coding sequence ATGAACTTTCTGAAAGAGCTTTTCAGCAGATACACCCTTCATGAGGGGCAAAGCAAATCAGCGGAGCTGGCGTATTTTTTTCTATTGTCGCTGTTTCCGTTTTTGATTTTTATGCTGACGCTCACCGCGTATCTTCCGATTTCCACCGATGATGTTCTGGGAGTCGTGGAACAATACGCTCCCGGCAGCGCGATGTCCCTCATTGAATCCATTACCCAACAAACCTTAAATAATCGAAATGGCGGATTGCTGTCATTCGGGATTATCGCGGCTTTATGGTCTGCGTCTAATGGAATGAACGCCATCGTTCGATCGTTAAACCACGCGTATGATGTGGAAGAAAACCGCTCTTTTATCATTGTTCGTCTAACCTCAATTTTTCTGACGATTGCCATGGTATTTACGATTTTAGTGGCCTTGCTTCTGCCGGTGTTCGGCCGGGAGATTGGAAGGCTTGCTTCTGACTTTGTCGGCGCGTCGGATCTGTTTTTATCCGTATGGGCCGCAATTCGCTGGGGTGTCAGCCCGCTTATCCTTCTGATTGTTTTTTCCGCCCTGTATGTGATTGCGCCGAACAAAAAGCTGTCTCTCCGGTTTGTCATGCCGGGTGCGGTCTTTGCGACCATCGGCTGGATCGTGGTCAGCACCCTGTTCTCATTTTACGTCAGCACGTTTGCGAACTATAGCGCCACATATGGAAGCATCGGGGGAATCATCGTCCTGATGATTTGGTTTTACTTGAGCGGGATTTTAATTATCCTGGGAGGAGAAATCAACGCTCTTTTACATAAACGTAAAAAGCTTCCTGATGAAAATCCCTATCATTAG
- a CDS encoding MFS transporter translates to MSRFHFFILVLLVSISGFSQGMLLPVISIIFETNGESAAINGLHATGLYIGVLLASPFMEAPLRKLGFKPLIVIGGSIVILSLFGFIWLQSVWIWFLLRLFIGIGDHMLHFSTQTWVTSMSSKQNRGRNLSIYGLSFGLGFAAGPFMVPLVKLSPALPFIVSGCFSLFAWLFVFFLQNAYPETSPHETKSDNSFRRFYQAMMFGWVAFMPTFGYGFLETALNGSFPVYALRLGISVDAVALILPAFAIGSIIFQFPLGILSDKYGRRNVLLVILLTGALCFFIAGVFSSPYVIGCCFFIAGMAVGSTFTLGISYMTDLLPPHLLPAGNLLCGITFSLGSILGPIAGGWYMQTFESANLFYFITLTLSVVWLALVLGKPKSWSPAETYSSSS, encoded by the coding sequence ATGTCACGATTTCATTTCTTTATCCTTGTCTTGCTCGTTTCGATTTCCGGGTTTTCACAAGGCATGCTGCTGCCTGTCATCTCAATCATTTTTGAAACAAACGGAGAATCGGCCGCCATCAACGGCCTGCACGCGACCGGACTGTATATCGGCGTGCTTTTGGCTTCGCCGTTTATGGAAGCGCCGCTCAGAAAGCTCGGATTCAAGCCGCTGATCGTCATTGGCGGAAGCATTGTCATTTTAAGCTTGTTCGGATTTATTTGGCTTCAGTCGGTCTGGATCTGGTTCCTGCTTCGGCTGTTCATCGGAATCGGCGACCACATGCTTCACTTTTCCACGCAAACGTGGGTGACCTCCATGTCATCAAAACAAAATCGCGGAAGAAACCTGTCGATTTACGGGCTTTCCTTCGGCCTTGGCTTTGCCGCCGGCCCGTTTATGGTTCCGCTTGTCAAGCTGAGCCCGGCGCTGCCTTTTATCGTGTCCGGCTGCTTTAGCCTGTTTGCGTGGCTTTTTGTTTTCTTTCTACAAAATGCATACCCGGAAACCAGTCCTCACGAAACCAAATCAGACAATAGCTTCAGGCGGTTTTATCAAGCCATGATGTTTGGCTGGGTTGCCTTTATGCCTACATTTGGCTACGGCTTTCTGGAGACTGCGCTAAACGGAAGCTTTCCTGTGTACGCGCTCCGGCTGGGGATATCAGTAGACGCGGTGGCACTGATTCTTCCCGCATTTGCAATCGGAAGCATTATCTTTCAGTTTCCGCTCGGCATCCTCAGCGATAAATACGGGCGACGGAATGTGCTGCTTGTGATTTTGCTGACAGGGGCGCTCTGCTTTTTCATCGCCGGCGTATTTTCTTCCCCTTACGTGATCGGCTGCTGCTTTTTTATTGCGGGAATGGCAGTCGGATCAACCTTTACACTTGGCATCAGCTACATGACAGATCTTCTACCGCCCCACCTGCTGCCGGCGGGGAACCTGCTTTGCGGCATTACATTCAGTCTCGGCAGCATTCTCGGCCCGATTGCCGGCGGCTGGTATATGCAGACCTTTGAAAGCGCCAACTTGTTTTATTTTATTACTCTCACGCTTAGTGTTGTGTGGCTGGCCCTTGTGCTTGGAAAACCGAAAAGCTGGTCACCGGCTGAGACCTATTCTTCATCTTCTTAA
- the cax gene encoding calcium/proton exchanger translates to MNRIFFILVAAGVPLSVIGSLMHWPSAVLFAVYCVTIIALASYMGRATEALSIIAGPRIGGLLNATFGNAVELIISIFALKEGLTGIVLASLTGSVLGNLLLVAGLSFFVGGLKYKRQEFNIHDARHNSGLLIFAVIVAFVIPEVFSIGMGGASKLNLSIGISIILILLYVAALYFKLVTHRGVYQPNHAAQHEEEEHPEWSGKVATIVLFAATIVVAYISENLVHTFHSVAEQFGWSELFIGVIIVAIVGNAAEHASAIIMAYKNKMDIAVEIAVGSTLQIAMFVAPVLVICSIFFPVSMPLVFTLPELVAMVSSVLLMIAISNDGDSNWFEGATLLAAYVIMAIGFFLL, encoded by the coding sequence ATGAATCGTATCTTTTTTATTTTAGTGGCGGCGGGTGTTCCGCTTTCTGTGATTGGAAGTTTGATGCATTGGCCTTCTGCTGTTCTTTTTGCCGTTTATTGCGTAACGATTATCGCGCTTGCGAGTTATATGGGAAGGGCGACAGAAGCATTGTCCATCATTGCAGGACCGCGGATAGGCGGTTTGTTGAACGCCACCTTCGGAAATGCGGTTGAACTGATTATTTCCATTTTTGCATTAAAGGAAGGCCTGACCGGAATCGTGCTTGCCTCTTTAACCGGTTCAGTGCTGGGGAACCTGCTGCTGGTCGCGGGCTTATCGTTTTTTGTCGGCGGTTTAAAGTATAAGCGGCAAGAGTTTAATATTCATGATGCGCGCCATAATTCAGGGCTTCTGATTTTTGCCGTCATTGTCGCCTTCGTGATTCCCGAAGTATTTTCTATTGGAATGGGAGGCGCGAGCAAGCTCAATTTAAGCATCGGCATCAGCATCATCTTGATTCTGTTATATGTAGCGGCGCTGTATTTTAAACTAGTCACGCACCGCGGAGTTTATCAGCCGAATCATGCCGCCCAGCATGAAGAAGAGGAGCATCCGGAATGGTCAGGGAAGGTTGCGACGATTGTCTTGTTTGCGGCAACGATTGTCGTGGCATACATATCTGAAAACCTGGTCCACACATTCCACTCGGTGGCTGAGCAGTTCGGCTGGAGTGAGCTGTTTATCGGTGTCATTATCGTTGCGATTGTCGGTAATGCCGCGGAGCACGCGTCAGCCATCATCATGGCCTATAAAAATAAAATGGACATTGCGGTTGAAATCGCAGTCGGTTCCACACTGCAGATTGCTATGTTTGTCGCACCGGTTCTCGTCATCTGTTCCATCTTTTTCCCGGTAAGCATGCCGCTTGTATTTACACTGCCGGAGCTTGTGGCGATGGTGTCGTCGGTTCTCTTGATGATCGCGATTTCGAATGACGGTGATTCCAACTGGTTTGAAGGGGCGACATTGCTTGCCGCATATGTGATTATGGCGATCGGCTTTTTCCTTCTTTAA